In Amia ocellicauda isolate fAmiCal2 chromosome 5, fAmiCal2.hap1, whole genome shotgun sequence, a genomic segment contains:
- the tshba gene encoding thyroid stimulating hormone subunit beta a, whose translation MGAAVLACGLLYLVAGQAFSSCVPTDYILHVEKHGCAFCVAINTTICTGFCYSRDTNLKGLVGKNYYLQRGCTYQALEYRTVLLPGCPLHISALFSYPVALHCHCSKCNTDSSECTDKSHEAYKCTKPTHHVYSYPGQSNHIQSV comes from the exons ATGGGCGCTGCTGTGCTGGCTTGTGGGCTGCTGTACCTGGTAGCAGGCCAGGCTTTCTCCTCGTGTGTCCCCACCGACTACATTCTGCATGTGGAGAAGCATGGCTGCGCTTTCTGTGTGGCCATCAACACCACCATCTGTACTGGCTTCTGCTACTCGCGG GACACCAATCTGAAGGGTCTGGTGGGGAAGAACTATTACCTGCAGAGAGGTTGCACCTACCAGGCCCTGGAATACCGCACCGTGCTGCTGCCCGGCTGCCCCCTGCACATCAGCGCCCTGTTCTCCTACCCGGTGGCCCTGCACTGCCACTGCAGCAAGTGCAACACAGACAGCAGCGAGTGCACCGACAAAAGCCACGAGGCCTACAAGTGCACGAAGCCAACCCACCACGTTTACTCCTATCCAGGCCAGAGCAACCATATCCAGTCTGTCTGA